Proteins from a single region of Hypanus sabinus isolate sHypSab1 chromosome 26, sHypSab1.hap1, whole genome shotgun sequence:
- the LOC132381443 gene encoding ADP-ribosylation factor 6-like, with amino-acid sequence MGGAFAKIFGSKEMRILMLGLDAAGKTTILYKLKLGQSVTTIPTVGFNVETVTYKNVKFNVWDVGGQDKIRPLWRHYYTGTQGLIFVVDCADRDRIDEAKQELHRIINDREMRDAIILIFANKQDLPDAMKPHEIQEKLGLTRIRDRNWYVQPSCATSGDGLHEGLTWLNSNYKS; translated from the coding sequence ATGGGCGGCGCGTTCGCCAAGATATTCGGCAGTAAGGAGATGAGGATACTGATGTTGGGCTTGGACGCCGCCGGCAAGACCACCATCCTGTACAAGCTGAAGCTGGGCCAGTCGGTCACCACGATCCCCACGGTGGGCTTTAACGTGGAGACGGTCACCTACAAGAACGTGAAGTTCAACGTGTGGGACGTGGGAGGGCAGGACAAGATCAGGCCGCTCTGGAGGCACTACTACACGGGCACGCAGGGGTTAATCTTCGTGGTGGACTGCGCTGACCGCGATCGCATCGACGAGGCCAAGCAGGAGCTGCACCGGATCATCAACGATCGCGAGATGCGAGATGCCATCATCCTGATCTTCGCCAACAAGCAAGACCTGCCCGATGCCATGAAACCCCACGAAATCCAGGAGAAGCTGGGCTTGACCAGGATTAGAGACAGAAATTGGTATGTCCAGCCGTCCTGCGCCACGTCGGGGGATGGACTGCACGAAGGACTCACATGGCTAAATTCAAATTACAAATCCTAA
- the LOC132381441 gene encoding RAS guanyl-releasing protein 4-like, whose product MQDWTRKYTLHSTPNNNKKRKVSLLFDHLEPTELAEHLSYLEFKCFCRLSEKGQKQVTGALKPVASGRGGSSGSGSTLISNLRCLANTPPLLERASGVKNPRQSYVEFNADRQLLRGCWHRTVSVSAVPSGPSAAWGGGACHTGNSLPFTLYCPGLVIT is encoded by the exons ATGCAGGACTGGACGCGCAAGTACACGCTGCACAGTACCCCGAACAACAACAAGAAGCGGAAAGTCTCGCTGCTCTTCGATCACCTGGAGCCGACGGAACTTGCGGAGCACCTGAGCTACCTGGAGTTCAAATGCTTCTGCCGGCTGTCG gagaaggggcaaaagcaggttactggcgccttaaaaccagtcgcttcgggcagaggGGGCTCATCTGGGAGCGGGAgtactctgatctcaaacctccgctgccttgccaATACACCCCCACTCTTGGAGAGGGCTTCGGGAGTGAAAAATCCGAGGCAGTCCTACGTCGAGTTCAAcgctgaccggcaactcctgcgagGCTGCTGGCACCGAACTGTATCGGTCTCCGCCGTTCCTTCGGGTCCATCGGCTGCGTGGGGAGGGGGTGCTTGccacacgggcaacagcttgccctTCACATTGTACTGTCCCGGCTTGGTCATCACGTAA